From Pseudomonas sp. G2-4:
ATGGGCAGCATCGTCATGGACGGCGCAATAGTTGAAGACGAGGTGATCATCGGCGCCGGCAGCCTCGTACCGCCGGGCAAGCGGCTGGAGAGCGGCTTTTTGTACGTGGGCAGCCCGGTGAAACAGGTCCGGCCACTGACCGACAAGGAGCGGGCGTTTTTCACCTACAGCGCGGCGAACTACGTGAAGCTCAAGAACCTGCACCTGGCCGAAGGTTATGACCAGGCCTGACGAGTTCGCCTGCTACCTCATCTTGGAGAGGGAGCTTGCTCCCGCTTGGGCGAAGCTCTCACAAAAATGGGTCTGCTGCGCAGCCCAGCGGGAGCAAGCTCCCTCGCCACGGGTTTACCGAACTCCTTAAGCGAGCTGTATTACGCCACTGCCCAGGAACTGCCATGCATTACCAAACCGTACTCTTCGACCTCGACGGCACCCTCACCGACCCGCGCGAGGGTATCACCCGTTCGATCCAGTTCGCCCTGGGCAAACTGGGCATCGACGAGCCCGACCTCACCCGCCTCGAACACTTCATCGGCCCACCGCTGTTGCAAGCCTTCATGCAGTTCTACGGCTTCGACGAAGCCAAGGCCTGGGACGCGGTGAACTTCTATCGCGAACGCTTCAAGGTCACCGGGCTGTACGAAAACCGGGTCTTCGACGGCGTGATGCCGTTGCTGGAAACCCTCGGCGGCCAAGGCCGGCAGCTGTACATCGCCACCTCCAAACCCTGGGTCTTCGCCCGGGAAATCGCCCGCCACTTCGACTTCGCCCGGCATTTCAAGGTGATCTATGGCAGTGAGCTGGACGGCACGCGGACCAACAAGGTCGAGCTGATTGCCCATTTGATGGCTGAAGAAGGCCTCGATCCGGGGAATACCTTGATGATCGGGGACCGGAAGCACGATTTGATTGGCGCTCGTAGTAATGGCTTGGATGCGGCGGCGGTGGGGTATGGGTTTGGGAGTCATGAGGAGTTGAGTGCCGAGGGGCCGGCGTATCACTTTGAGACGTTGGAAGAGCTGCATCAGGCCTTTGTACGGGAGTGATCGGCCGAGCACCGTCTGCTGTTCGTGGCGAGGGAGCTTGCTCCCGCTCGGCGGCGCAGCCGTCGTAGGTCGGTTGATGCGGTGTGTCTGGAAGCATGTGGCAGGCCTTTTTGGGGCGGCTTCGCCACCCAGCGGGAGCAAGCTCCCTCGCCACAGGGGATGGTGGTGTACGCGCACGTGGTGACCACCAAAAATCCAATGTGGGAGCGAGCTTGCTCGCGATGAGGCCCGTTCAGGCTCCGGGAGTCTTCGATTCTGCCAAGGCTTTCAAGGCTGCCTTGCGTTCATCGACCGGCAGTTTGCCGAGCCTTTCCACCGCCGCATAAAACGCCACCCAATCCCCATTCACCTGCTGGAACAACGCCGCAAACGCCGGCACCCACTGGTCATACAAACCAAACGGCAATAACCGCGCATTGTTCAGCGGCGCATAGGCCCAGGCGTCGTAGCGCTTGTCGCCGGCCCACTGGGTATCGCGCAGTTGCCGGTAGTCAGCGCGCAGGCGGTCGAATTCCTGGGCCTTGCGCTGGCGCATTTGTTCGGCCGGCAGGGGTTGGGTGTAGAGCTGTTCCAGCCGCTGACGCGCGTCGAGGACCAGTTGGATGAATTGATCGCGCTGGCGCATCCGTTTGCCGGTATCCGGCGCCAGCCCGCGACTGGCGCGCCATTGGCGGGTGCCTTCCTGTTCGACGAAGGTGGCGAAGGACTCGTTGAATTCCGTGTCGTCCTTTACATAAAAGCGCTGGTGCGCCAGCTCATGAAAGATCAGCGTCGCCAGGCGTTCATCGCCCCAATGCATCATCGAACTCAGGATCGGGTCGTTGAACCAGCCCAGTGTCGAATAGGCCTCTACGCCGCCAATCGCCACGTCCATGCCTTTCAAGCGCTGTAGCGCGGCTTCGCCACGGGCGGCGCCCTGGGTGTAATAGCCGCGATACGCCACGCACCCGGCAATCGGGAAGCAGTGGTTTTGCGGTGCCAGGGAAAACTCCGGCGTGGCGAAGACATTCCAGACCACGAACGGCCGGCCAATGTCCGCGTACAGGCGATAGCTTTTGTTGTCTGGCAGATGCAGCTGTGCGCTGGCAAACGTTCGAGCTTCCTGTGCCTGGGCCAAGTGCTCCCGCAGCTGGGGATCGCGCGTCGGGTCGGCAATGACCCGGTCGATAGGCTCCCGAGCTTGCAGCAGGCGCAGTTGGCCGCTGGCGAGCTGGCCGTAATAGCCGACGCTTGCGCAACCGTTGAGTAACAAAAGCAGGAGGCCTGGAAACAAAATCCGGAAAACACGGTCGAGTAACCGATGGCTTGAACGCGGCCTGATCAATTGGAATCACCCTGGGAAGTCTGACCCCAAGACTATCTCGCCTGCCTGGAGCTTCGCTATGCGCGTGTTGATGCTGACGAGTGGCCTGTTGCTGCTGACCGGTTGCGCCGGTCTGCCTGACCCTGATCCATCCCAAGCCTGGATCGACCTGGGGAACCATCAGGACACCGCGCTGCAAGCGCTGGAAGTCGATGACAAGACGTCCATCGACCGTCGATATTTCGAAGTGCAGCCCGGCAGCCATGAGCTGACGGTGCGTTATCAATTTGCCGTCGAGCCCGGCAACATCGGCCCGGAAGCCGAGCCGCTGTGGCGTGATTGCCGATTGAATGTGAAATTCAAGGACTTCAACGCCGGCCAGCGTTACCAGTTGCAGGCCGGTAACATCGGTTTCCGGCCGTGGGCCAAGCTGTACGATCAGCAGCGTAAAGTGGTGGGGCAGGGTACGCCGGCCGGCTGCCAGCAAAGCTGATCCGCGCTATGCTCAGAACCTGATCCGAGGGAGTTCACCATGCGCCTGTATCTGCTGTTATTGGCTTTCATCTCCATGAGCGGTTGTGCAACGAGCCCACTGCCCAAGGTCGATCCGAACATGGCGTGGGTCGATTTCGCGACGCCCATGCCGGGCGGCAAGATGCTGATGGCTGAAAGCCTCGACGGCCAACGGCTGCGGGACGGACGGTTCTTCCAGGTTTCGCCAGGCAGCCATGAACTGAAAGTGCGCTTCGACTTCGAAGTCCTTGGCGGTGGTGGGCTGGGCATGCAAGCCGAGCCGCAGGAGCGCCTGTGCTACATGCTCGTGCGGTACGATCATTTCGAGGCCGGCCAGCGCTATCGACTGGAAGCCCGCAACCTGGCGTTCACCCCAAGCGCCCGGCTCTATAACGCCCAGCGCGAAATCGTGGCCGAAGATCGGCAAATCAACTGCGTTCCGTAGCGCGGCCTAGCGGTCGTTTTTCTGATAGATGATTTTTTTCGTGCCGTTGTCGCAAGTACCCACCACCATGTTCTGGTCGTGGACTTCTTCGTTGACGACAATTTCCAGCGTGTAGGACGTGACGCCTTGAGCCTGGATCTTCGCTTCGATCTCAGCCTTCAACTCTTCACAGGGTTTGGGCGCTGCGAGGGCCGACGAGGCCAATGCGCAACCGATGACCGCCAGGGCAAATCGTTTCATGCTCGAATTCCTCATTGCAGCGCGCACTGCCTGGGCGCTGAAACTGCAGGCGTGCATTCGACCACAATTGCGTCGGGGTAAACAGATCGCCCGTCTGCAAAAAGATCGCAGCCTTCGCCAGCGGCTGGAGAGGCTGCGACCCTTTCACTGCATCAGCTCACCAGCGTCGCATCCAACGTGATCTTGGCATTCAGGACCTTGGAAACCGGGCAACCCTCCTTGGCCTTGTTGCTCAGCTCTTCGAATTGCTGCTGGCTGGCGCCGGGGATCTTCGCCTTGAGAATCAGCTTAACGGCGGTAATCGCAAAGCCGCCCTCAACCTGATCCAGGGTCACTTCGGCATTGGTGTCGATACTGTCGGCCTTGAGCCCGGCATCGCCGAGGATCATTGAAAACGCCATGGAAAAGCAGCCCGCATGGGCGGCACCGATCAGTTCTTCTGGGTTGGTGCCCTTGCCGCCTTCGAAGCGCGCCTTGAAACCATAAGGTGCTTCGCGCAACACGCCGGTTTCCGTGGAGATGGAACCGATGCCGGTTTTCAGGTCACCTTCCCAGTGAGCCGATGCTTTCTTGATGATAGCCATGTCTGCCTCCTCAATATCCGGCGCGGGGGTCGCGCCTGGGTGTTTTTCGTTGTCAGGGTTGTGAGGATAGACCGCCCGATAAAGTTCATCCTGTCGATTGTCCGACGAATTTAGTAGGAAATTTCGTCGCAGCTATTGAAACTCGGGTATATGCCCACATTGCATGGAACACACCTATAGAAACGGCAGGCTTTTGCCCGTAGGAAAAGCCCGGAACGCCGTTGGAGATCCCGGCCCATGAAACAGCTGTCCGAAGTGAAGTTCTCAACCCTCGACCTGGTGCCTGTTCGCGCCGACGGCAATGCCGCCCAGTCCTTGCGCAATTCGCTGGACCTGGCGCAACACGTGGAGCAATACGGCTACACCCGCTTCTGGGTGGCCGAGCACCACAACATGGACGGTATCGCCAGTTCCGCGACCGCCGTGCTGCTGGGCTATCTGGCGGGGGGTACTTCGACGATTCGCGTCGGCTCCGGCGGGGTGATGCTGCCCAACCATGCCCCGTTGATCATCGCCGAACAGTTCGGCACCTTGGAAAGCCTTTACCCGGGCCGAATCGATCTGGGGTTGGGGCGCGCACCCGGTTCCGACCAGATGACCGCCCGGGCCCTGCGTCGCGAACGCTCCGGCAGTGCGGACGATTTCCCCGAAGACGTGGCCGAACTGATGCGCTATCTCGGCCCGCGCACCCCGGATCAACGCATCATCGCCATGCCGGGCACTGGCTCCAACGTGCCGGTCTGGCTGCTCGGTTCGAGCCTGTTCAGCGCGCAACTGGCCGGCGAGCGCGGTTTGCCCTACGCCTTCGCCTCGCATTTCGCACCGCGCTATATGCACGAGGCGATCCGGATTTACCGCAACCACTTCAAACCGTCAGCGGTGCTCGACAAGCCTTATGTGATGCTCGGCGTGCCGCTGGTGGCGGCGGACACCGATGAGCAGGCCGATTACCTGGCGACCTCGGTGTATCAGCGGATCCTGGCGCTGATGCGCGGCCAGAGCCTGGTGCAGCGCCCACCGGTCGAGTCCATGAACGGTCTCTGGTTGCCCCATGAGAAAGAAGCGGTGGGTGACTTCCTGGGCCTGGCCATGGTCGGCGGCCCGCAGAAAATCAGGGCCAAGCTCGAAGTACTGATCGAGCAAACCCAGGCCGATGAATTGATCTTCACCAGCGATCTGTATGAACACGCTGATCGCTTGCGCTCGTATGAGTTGCTGGCGCAGGTCATGAAAGGCTGAATCAAGCGCATAAAAAAGCCGACGCATCGCGTCGGCTTTGATGTACGCGCAGGATCAGCCGCGCTTGTAGACGATTTCCTTCGCACCGCCCTCACAGCTACCGACGACTTCTCCGTCAGCCGCTGCGCCTTTATCGACAATCTCCAGCGAATAACCTGACACGCCCTTGGCATCCAGCTTCGCCGCGATTTCGCTTTTCAGCTCTTCACAGGGCTTGCCGGCCGCCAATGCACCACCCGCAAAGCTCAGCAGACACAGGGCCACCATCAACTTGTTCATCGCTCGCACTCCTTGGTCGGATCATTAGGCCAGTATTGGATAGGCAGGATGCGCTTGCCGGATAGCGCATCGCCATTCCCTATGGCACTCCGCCAGCGTGCAAGTTCACTGTGCTCAGCTATTCACAATCCGGAACCCGACTTTGAGGGTCACCTGAAAATGCGCGGCCCGGCCGTTTTCAATGTGCCCACGGGTTTCCGTGACTTCGAACCATTCCAGGTGCTTGAGGCTTTTACTGGCTTCGGCCAGGGCATTGTTGATGGCGTCTTCAATGCTGGTGGGAGACGAGCCGACCAGCTCGACTTTTTTGTAGGTGTGGTGATCACTCATGACGTTCTCCTTGGTTGTTTTTAACAGCCTAGCAGCGATTTTTCGCCTTACGTGTGGCGCCGTTTGCGCTTTGAAGTTCAGATTTACTGCACTTTCAGA
This genomic window contains:
- a CDS encoding dodecin encodes the protein MSDHHTYKKVELVGSSPTSIEDAINNALAEASKSLKHLEWFEVTETRGHIENGRAAHFQVTLKVGFRIVNS
- a CDS encoding LLM class flavin-dependent oxidoreductase, whose amino-acid sequence is MKQLSEVKFSTLDLVPVRADGNAAQSLRNSLDLAQHVEQYGYTRFWVAEHHNMDGIASSATAVLLGYLAGGTSTIRVGSGGVMLPNHAPLIIAEQFGTLESLYPGRIDLGLGRAPGSDQMTARALRRERSGSADDFPEDVAELMRYLGPRTPDQRIIAMPGTGSNVPVWLLGSSLFSAQLAGERGLPYAFASHFAPRYMHEAIRIYRNHFKPSAVLDKPYVMLGVPLVAADTDEQADYLATSVYQRILALMRGQSLVQRPPVESMNGLWLPHEKEAVGDFLGLAMVGGPQKIRAKLEVLIEQTQADELIFTSDLYEHADRLRSYELLAQVMKG
- a CDS encoding OsmC family protein, which encodes MAIIKKASAHWEGDLKTGIGSISTETGVLREAPYGFKARFEGGKGTNPEELIGAAHAGCFSMAFSMILGDAGLKADSIDTNAEVTLDQVEGGFAITAVKLILKAKIPGASQQQFEELSNKAKEGCPVSKVLNAKITLDATLVS
- a CDS encoding DUF1161 domain-containing protein, whose protein sequence is MNKLMVALCLLSFAGGALAAGKPCEELKSEIAAKLDAKGVSGYSLEIVDKGAAADGEVVGSCEGGAKEIVYKRG
- a CDS encoding aminopeptidase — its product is MIRPRSSHRLLDRVFRILFPGLLLLLLNGCASVGYYGQLASGQLRLLQAREPIDRVIADPTRDPQLREHLAQAQEARTFASAQLHLPDNKSYRLYADIGRPFVVWNVFATPEFSLAPQNHCFPIAGCVAYRGYYTQGAARGEAALQRLKGMDVAIGGVEAYSTLGWFNDPILSSMMHWGDERLATLIFHELAHQRFYVKDDTEFNESFATFVEQEGTRQWRASRGLAPDTGKRMRQRDQFIQLVLDARQRLEQLYTQPLPAEQMRQRKAQEFDRLRADYRQLRDTQWAGDKRYDAWAYAPLNNARLLPFGLYDQWVPAFAALFQQVNGDWVAFYAAVERLGKLPVDERKAALKALAESKTPGA
- a CDS encoding DUF1161 domain-containing protein, which produces MKRFALAVIGCALASSALAAPKPCEELKAEIEAKIQAQGVTSYTLEIVVNEEVHDQNMVVGTCDNGTKKIIYQKNDR
- a CDS encoding HAD family hydrolase, producing MHYQTVLFDLDGTLTDPREGITRSIQFALGKLGIDEPDLTRLEHFIGPPLLQAFMQFYGFDEAKAWDAVNFYRERFKVTGLYENRVFDGVMPLLETLGGQGRQLYIATSKPWVFAREIARHFDFARHFKVIYGSELDGTRTNKVELIAHLMAEEGLDPGNTLMIGDRKHDLIGARSNGLDAAAVGYGFGSHEELSAEGPAYHFETLEELHQAFVRE